Proteins encoded in a region of the Streptococcus sanguinis genome:
- a CDS encoding DUF6414 family protein, with amino-acid sequence MNDINLDRLIVPIYINEKIVLDMLAIMEDGFSMVSQVNYTEHKENHSAQKVDAGVSTSATILSKLLRINISGELSHDGNKGENESVVKEKVHTNVSLLSKFRGFLLEHKMLNSDFNFSKMKVGDFIEVEGELQKNPLINYMDIFIDLFRMVEIFAEKPQLGNKKQANNQKQKENETIKQIESFANELKHSGTIDFILSDSKGMTVLSVQEQYLTNDNISEIIGGRFKVLGKVISICEKDTENIDLLRKTSLSILSEELLNEMFSAFKTTDMQQFNLPELKTKITGPAVIVIPIAIYI; translated from the coding sequence ATGAACGATATAAATTTAGACAGACTCATTGTTCCGATATATATAAATGAAAAAATTGTTTTAGATATGCTTGCTATTATGGAAGATGGTTTTTCAATGGTGAGTCAGGTCAATTATACAGAACATAAAGAAAATCATTCTGCTCAAAAGGTCGATGCAGGAGTTTCAACATCTGCTACGATTTTAAGTAAACTATTAAGAATTAATATTTCTGGTGAATTAAGCCATGATGGAAACAAGGGTGAAAATGAAAGTGTTGTTAAAGAAAAGGTACACACAAATGTTTCTCTTTTGTCCAAGTTCCGTGGATTTTTGTTAGAACATAAAATGTTGAATTCAGATTTTAATTTTTCTAAAATGAAAGTAGGTGATTTTATTGAAGTTGAAGGAGAATTACAAAAAAATCCGCTAATAAATTATATGGATATTTTTATTGACCTTTTTCGTATGGTGGAAATTTTTGCTGAAAAACCACAGCTAGGTAATAAAAAACAGGCAAATAATCAAAAGCAAAAAGAAAATGAAACTATAAAACAAATTGAGTCATTTGCTAATGAGTTAAAACATAGTGGTACAATTGATTTTATTTTGTCTGATTCCAAAGGAATGACAGTGCTATCGGTACAAGAACAATATCTTACAAATGACAATATATCGGAAATTATTGGTGGTCGTTTTAAAGTTCTTGGTAAAGTAATATCCATATGTGAAAAAGATACGGAAAACATTGATCTTCTTAGAAAAACTTCATTATCTATCCTATCAGAAGAATTATTAAATGAGATGTTTTCAGCATTTAAAACAACTGATATGCAACAATTCAATTTGCCTGAGTTGAAAACAAAAATAACTGGTCCTGCTGTTATTGTAATTCCTATTGCAATTTATATTTAA